The proteins below come from a single Ictalurus punctatus breed USDA103 chromosome 24, Coco_2.0, whole genome shotgun sequence genomic window:
- the si:dkeyp-113d7.10 gene encoding uncharacterized protein si:dkeyp-113d7.10 — MNGALYISFFQGQLESALEQVVQLAVTEITDTVGASLSSMLLETARKEQENQRLRTSIQSPRREEAARGESADPEPQHGVPRPGSLPDPLPDSLRHEQKRRAVGQLKLVMERVLEFAVCELSKIVEDSFDDVLLELRKAERESEELMEKLRAVKEENGAGDMKINESQGEMVESPNGTDVVKVEKRPDEEEPGMGQTQNTDDSTPAAVISVSQDWVPVLDQVFGQKWCADIWPVKLEQPCLPSEEPIRDDLEPHRNDESQSDRPQWLQDAEALTVTFDPHQTSETSMKGDDVQLKSPSMLHRLLTLPSQLLDGDDESMESEESLMNAITLLHGTRTPHHDTATADDHNGGEDPEDQKEEEVQKEEEEEEEEAKPRSCRSGRKNHACKTCGRKFNRAHLLKTHRLTHKDPRSPLSKLHAHTCTNSGKNT, encoded by the exons ATGAACGGCGCGCTGTACATCTCGTTTTTTCAGGGCCAGCTGGAGTCTGCGCTGGAGCAGGTGGTGCAGCTCGCCGTCACCGAGATCACAGACACGGTCGGGGCCAGTCTGAGCTCCATGCTGCTGGAAACGGCCCGAAAGGAGCAGGAGAACCAGCGGCTCAGAACCTCCATCCAGTCCCCGAGACGGGAAGAGGCAGCGCGCGGGGAGAGCGCGGATCCCGAGCCCCAGCATGGCGTCCCCAGGCCCGGCTCTCTCCCCGACCCTCTCCCCGACTCTCTCCGGCACGAGCAGAAAAGACGAGCCGTGG GTCAGCTAAAGCTGGTGATGGAGCGTGTGCTGGAGTTTGCTGTGTGTGAGCTTAGTAAGATTGTAGAAGACAGCTTCGACGATGTTCTTCTGGAGCTCAGGAAGGCGGAGCGGGAGAGCGAGGAGTTGATGGAGAAGTTACGTGCCGTGAAGGAGGAGAACGGAGCAGGTGACATGAAGATAAACGAGTCTCAGGGGGAGATGGTGGAATCTCCAAACGGCACTGATGTGGTGAAGGTTGAGAAGAGACCGGATGAGGAAGAACCAGGAATGGGACAGACACAGAACACTGACG actccACCCCCGCGGCAGTGATCAGCGTGTCTCAGGATTGGGTTCCGGTGCTGGATCAGGTGTTCGGTCAGAAGTGGTGTGCTGACATTTGGCCCGTTAAATTGGAGCAGCCGTGTCTCCCTTCTGAAGAACCGATTAGGGACGACTTAGAACCACACAGGAATGACGAGAGCCAATCAGATAGGCCGCAGTGGCTGCAGGATGCTGAGGCCCTGactgtgacctttgaccctcaTCAGACCTCAGAGACAAGCATGAAGG gAGATGACGTCCAGTTAAAATCCCCCTCGATGCTCCACCGGCTCCTCACGCTCCCGTCTCAGCTGTTAGACGGCGACGACGAGTCGATGGAGTCTGAGGAGAGTCTGATGAACGCCATCACCTTGCTGCACGGCACTCGGACGCCTCATCACGACACCGCCACAGCGGATGATCACAATGGCGGCGAAGACCCCGAGGAccagaaggaggaggaggtccagaaagaagaagaagaagaagaagaagaagccaaGCCGAGGTCTTGCAGAAGTGGGAGGAAGAACCACGCGTGTAAAACCTGCGGCAGGAAGTTCAACCGAGCTCACCTTCTGAAAACGCACCGGCTCACACACAAGGACCCTCGCTCACCGCTCTCCAAACTACACGCCCACACGTGCACGAATTCGGGGAAAAACACATGA
- the si:dkeyp-113d7.1 gene encoding zinc finger protein 260 has translation MAELETECIALGLNALASECLSPALEPLRAECVTPTLAMLNTLSSEVAEPTAMLPCVKSDPDLELVPIRTVDVTQIQPLSTAELGSEHVRMEISGLEYIKSDLHSFHGAELDSYKPSYDAFDYVSHDNLDYIKSDQSSDLQCYYAMELEASRYEYDSTLASEKSETSDTAESNILESIRMAELRTELNKLRPDAVIEFSSAHMYDMQSANANTNATNPDTAKAKTQPRKPRNLTGEKPFSCTQCGKNFSTLGNLKTHQRIHTGERPYSCSQCGKSFGQAGNLKRHQLIHTGQKPYNCNFCPKGFTKADDLRSHQRIHTGEKPFTCDECGKAFFHSKELKTHRLVHTGERPFSCQHCGKAFTKEVSFRNHQQSHTGEKPYQCVYCGKSFGNSGVLKTHEKIHTGEKPFQCTQCGKSFGRLGHLKAHQQIHTGEKPYSCSQCSKCFSQSGHLKAHEQIHKREKAQ, from the coding sequence ATGGCCGAGCTGGAGACGGAGTGTATCGCGTTAGGCCTGAACGCTCTGGCCTCGGAGTGTCTGTCTCCTGCTCTGGAGCCCCTGCGTGCCGAGTGTGTGACGCCGACACTGGCCATGCTGAACACACTTAGCTCAGAGGTTGCAGAGCCAACCGCCATGCTGCCATGTGTAAAGAGCGACCCAGACTTGGAGCTGGTACCGATCCGCACCGTGGACGTGACCCAAATCCAGCCGCTGAGCACTGCGGAGCTGGGATCGGAACACGTCCGGATGGAGATCAGTGGCCTGGAGTACATCAAGTCGGACCTGCACTCGTTCCACGGCGCCGAGTTGGACTCTTATAAGCCGAGTTATGATGCCTTTGACTACGTGTCGCATGACAACCTGGACTACATCAAGTCGGATCAGAGTTCCGACCTGCAGTGTTACTATGCAATGGAACTTGAGGCCAGCCGGTACGAATACGACTCGACGCTCGCATCCGAGAAGTCTGAGACATCGGATACAGCGGAGTCAAACATTCTCGAGTCAATCCGAATGGCGGAGCTCCGCACTGAGCTCAATAAGCTCCGCCCTGATGCTGTTATCGAATTTTCGTCCGCTCACATGTACGACATGCAGTCTGCAAATGCAAACACAAATGCCACAAACCCAGACACTGCGAAAGCAAAAACTCAACCACGCAAACCTCGCAACCTGACGGGCGAAAAGCCATTCTCCTGCACGCAATGCGGAAAGAACTTCAGCACTCTGGGAAACCTGAAGACGCACCAGCGCATCCACACAGGTGAGAGGCCGTACTCCTGCTCGCAGTGTGGCAAAAGCTTCGGCCAAGCGGGCAACCTGAAGCGGCACCAACTGATACACACGGGCCAGAAGCCCTACAACTGTAACTTCTGCCCCAAAGGCTTCACCAAGGCAGATGACCTGCGCTCGCACCAGCGCATCCACACGGGCGAGAAGCCGTTCACCTGCGACGAGTGCGGAAAGGCCTTTTTTCACTCCAAGGAACTCAAGACACACCGCCTGGTACACACTGGCGAGCGTCCGTTCTCCTGCCAGCACTGTGGCAAGGCGTTCACGAAGGAGGTGAGCTTCCGCAACCATCAGCAGAGCCACACAGGTGAGAAGCCATACCAGTGTGTGTATTGTGGAAAGAGCTTTGGGAACTCGGGCGTGCTCAAGACTCATGAAAAGATCCACACTGGGGAGAAGCCGTTTCAGTGCACGCAGTGCGGCAAGAGCTTCGGCCGCCTCGGACACTTAAAGGCGCACCAGCAGATCCACACGGGTGAGAAGCCGTACTCGTGCTCGCAGTGCAGCAAGTGCTTCAGCCAGTCGGGCCACCTCAAAGCACACGAACAGATCCACAAACGAGAGAAAGCGCAATAA